In one Acidimicrobiia bacterium genomic region, the following are encoded:
- a CDS encoding class II aldolase/adducin family protein: MANALDVLASYLPTFDTVEEERQHRKERLAAAFRLFGRFGFDEGVAGHITARDPEHADHFWVNPFGMSFSHIRVSDLILVNDKGEVVEGSAAVNTAAFAIHGQVHAARPDVVAAAHAHSIYGKSWSTLGRQLDPLTQDACAFYEDHAVFDDYTGVVLDPEEGKRIAHALGEKKAVILRNHGLLTVGHSVDEAAWWFITMERSCQAQLLAEAAGTPVHIDGERARLTARQVGGHLAGWFSFQPMYAKITREQPDLLE; the protein is encoded by the coding sequence ATGGCCAATGCTCTCGACGTGCTCGCGTCGTACCTACCGACATTCGACACGGTCGAAGAGGAACGCCAGCACCGCAAGGAGCGACTCGCGGCTGCGTTCCGCCTCTTCGGCCGCTTCGGGTTCGACGAGGGAGTCGCCGGGCACATCACTGCCCGCGACCCCGAGCACGCAGACCACTTCTGGGTGAACCCGTTCGGCATGTCGTTCAGCCACATCCGGGTGTCCGACCTGATCCTCGTCAACGACAAGGGTGAGGTCGTCGAAGGCTCGGCGGCGGTCAACACGGCGGCGTTCGCCATCCACGGGCAGGTGCACGCGGCGCGCCCCGACGTGGTCGCGGCGGCGCACGCGCACTCCATCTACGGCAAGTCGTGGTCGACGCTGGGTCGCCAGCTCGACCCGCTCACCCAAGACGCGTGCGCCTTCTACGAAGACCACGCCGTGTTCGACGACTACACGGGCGTCGTGCTGGACCCCGAAGAGGGCAAGCGCATCGCCCACGCGCTCGGCGAGAAGAAGGCGGTCATCCTTCGTAACCACGGGCTGCTCACCGTCGGCCACTCGGTCGACGAAGCCGCCTGGTGGTTCATCACGATGGAACGTTCGTGTCAGGCACAGCTCCTCGCCGAGGCCGCAGGCACGCCTGTCCACATCGACGGCGAGCGCGCCCGCCTCACCGCGAGGCAGGTGGGCGGCCACCTCGCCGGTTGGTTCAGCTTCCAGCCCATGTACGCCAAGATCACCAGAGAGCAACCCGACCTGTTGGAGTAA
- a CDS encoding thiolase family protein, with amino-acid sequence MGDAVIVSATRTAIGTARKGSLASFSAFDLGKLVIEEALKRSGIPVADVDDIVLGEVLQGGGDIARYAAIELGMMEVPGMAHNRHCASSLASVQTAAANIRAGMDRVVIAGGTESLTQSPQVFKKVGGPYSGVQQWLSPSHPETPDAPTMDMSITVGWNTAQKANVTREEQDHWAYHSHMRAIAATDDGRFKDEILAVDVPVAKGETRAFDADEHPRRDTTMEKLAALPPLHPEIPGFSVTAGNSSGLNDGACAMVVCDAEYAQDHGLEPLAIIRSWASAALPPADTGLGPTVAIPKALDRAGLKVDDIALVEINEAFAAMAVASSRILGFPHEIVNVNGSGCSLGHAVASTGARMVTTLIYELRRRGGGNAVASMCAGGGMGSATVFEVLPAT; translated from the coding sequence ATGGGCGACGCCGTCATCGTCTCTGCGACCCGTACTGCGATCGGCACCGCGCGCAAAGGGTCGCTGGCCTCGTTCAGCGCGTTCGACCTCGGCAAGCTCGTCATAGAGGAGGCATTGAAGCGCTCCGGCATCCCCGTCGCCGACGTCGACGACATCGTGCTGGGCGAGGTGCTCCAGGGTGGTGGCGACATCGCGCGCTACGCCGCGATTGAGCTCGGGATGATGGAAGTGCCCGGGATGGCGCACAACCGGCATTGCGCGTCGAGCCTGGCGTCGGTGCAGACCGCAGCCGCGAACATCCGCGCAGGGATGGATCGTGTAGTGATCGCCGGTGGCACCGAGAGCCTCACGCAGTCACCACAGGTGTTCAAGAAGGTGGGCGGCCCGTACTCCGGCGTGCAGCAGTGGCTCTCGCCGAGCCATCCCGAGACTCCTGACGCACCGACGATGGACATGTCCATCACCGTCGGGTGGAACACAGCCCAGAAGGCCAACGTGACACGAGAAGAGCAGGACCACTGGGCGTACCACTCGCACATGCGTGCGATCGCCGCAACCGACGACGGCCGCTTCAAAGACGAGATCCTTGCGGTCGACGTGCCGGTCGCGAAGGGGGAGACGCGCGCTTTCGACGCCGACGAGCATCCCCGCCGCGACACCACGATGGAGAAGCTCGCCGCGCTCCCGCCGCTGCACCCTGAGATTCCTGGCTTCTCGGTTACTGCTGGCAACTCATCAGGGCTCAATGATGGCGCGTGCGCGATGGTTGTGTGCGACGCCGAGTACGCGCAGGACCACGGCCTCGAGCCGCTCGCGATCATTCGTTCGTGGGCGTCGGCGGCACTCCCGCCGGCCGACACCGGCCTCGGGCCGACAGTCGCGATCCCGAAGGCGCTCGACCGCGCCGGGCTGAAGGTCGATGACATCGCGCTCGTCGAGATCAACGAGGCGTTCGCAGCGATGGCGGTCGCGTCGAGTCGAATCCTCGGCTTCCCACACGAGATCGTGAACGTGAACGGGAGTGGCTGCTCGCTTGGTCACGCGGTGGCGAGCACCGGCGCGCGCATGGTCACCACGCTCATCTACGAGCTGCGCCGGCGTGGCGGTGGTAACGCCGTCGCGAGCATGTGCGCAGGCGGCGGGATGGGCTCGGCAACCGTGTTCGAAGTGCTTCCGGCCACGTAG
- a CDS encoding AMP-binding protein: protein MLGAVDGDWRLTYPELDDRVNRVANALASEGVAAGERVLWLGQNSFRVLELLLACSKLGAMFCPANWRQSPDELAFVIDDLAARVVFWQEEEVGDTVRAGQERATTAAHWIQHDDTGPEGYEAFLASGDVADPEIPVDPTSAALVIYTAAFGGRPNGAMLSHTACMTQGMVYGPMTGTTGESIFLNSGPLFHLGTLMNTFSVFVAGGTNVFLRRVEGEELCRVIAEERCTGAFLVGPMMDQLVELNADGRYDLSSLRLPRGRRELDAMCSPDESPWAAAPGGYGQTETMGMMTFTCLGLDAIGTHGRPSPVVQIRIVNEEDEDVPTGETGEIVTRGLTVMSGYWNRPEENAARGRGGWHHTNDLGCRETDGSLSFVGPKTRMIKSAAENIYPIEVERCIASHDAVAECAVIGIPDPKWVQSVKAIVVCHEGASVTENEIIEYCRVEIASFKKPRSVEFVSELPKIGGFAIDYDALDERFGGGNYPGGRVRSA, encoded by the coding sequence GTGCTCGGCGCCGTCGACGGTGACTGGCGGTTGACGTATCCGGAGCTCGATGACCGCGTCAATCGGGTCGCGAACGCGCTCGCCAGCGAGGGTGTCGCCGCGGGCGAGCGCGTGCTCTGGCTCGGTCAGAACTCGTTCCGGGTCCTCGAGCTGCTGCTGGCGTGCTCGAAGCTCGGCGCGATGTTCTGCCCGGCCAACTGGCGCCAGAGCCCCGACGAGCTCGCTTTCGTGATCGACGACCTCGCGGCGCGTGTCGTCTTCTGGCAGGAAGAAGAGGTCGGCGACACGGTGCGCGCGGGTCAGGAACGGGCCACGACCGCGGCGCACTGGATCCAGCACGACGACACCGGCCCTGAGGGTTACGAGGCGTTCCTCGCCTCCGGCGACGTTGCCGACCCTGAGATCCCCGTCGATCCAACGAGCGCGGCGCTCGTGATCTACACCGCCGCCTTCGGTGGACGACCGAACGGCGCCATGCTCAGCCATACGGCGTGCATGACGCAGGGCATGGTGTACGGCCCCATGACCGGCACGACCGGCGAGTCGATCTTCCTCAACAGCGGACCCCTCTTCCATCTCGGCACGCTGATGAACACCTTCTCCGTGTTCGTCGCCGGGGGTACCAACGTCTTCCTACGGCGGGTGGAGGGCGAGGAGCTGTGCCGCGTCATCGCTGAGGAACGGTGCACGGGCGCGTTCCTCGTCGGACCGATGATGGACCAGCTCGTGGAGCTGAACGCCGACGGTCGCTACGACCTGTCGAGCTTGCGGCTCCCCCGCGGCCGGCGTGAGCTCGACGCGATGTGCAGCCCTGACGAGAGCCCGTGGGCCGCCGCGCCCGGCGGCTACGGGCAGACCGAGACGATGGGGATGATGACGTTCACCTGCCTCGGCCTGGACGCGATCGGGACACACGGACGCCCGTCGCCGGTCGTGCAGATCCGCATCGTAAACGAGGAGGACGAGGACGTTCCGACGGGTGAGACCGGCGAGATCGTGACGCGCGGCCTGACGGTGATGAGCGGCTACTGGAACCGTCCCGAGGAGAACGCGGCACGCGGTCGCGGCGGTTGGCACCACACGAACGACCTCGGCTGCCGCGAGACCGACGGATCACTCAGCTTCGTGGGACCCAAGACCCGCATGATCAAGTCCGCAGCCGAGAACATCTACCCGATCGAGGTCGAGCGCTGCATCGCTTCGCACGACGCGGTCGCCGAGTGCGCGGTCATCGGCATCCCCGACCCGAAGTGGGTACAGAGCGTGAAGGCAATCGTCGTCTGTCACGAGGGCGCGTCGGTCACCGAGAACGAGATCATCGAGTACTGCCGCGTGGAGATCGCGTCGTTCAAGAAGCCACGCAGTGTGGAGTTCGTAAGCGAACTGCCGAAGATCGGTGGCTTTGCCATCGACTACGACGCGCTCGACGAGCGCTTCGGTGGGGGCAACTATCCGGGTGGGCGGGTTCGCAGCGCATGA
- a CDS encoding SDR family oxidoreductase — translation MPLDPSTALLTDRIAIVTGAAVGIGEAIATAFARFGAHVAICDRDVKNMDKTASVIEGEGRRVVAAELDVREGDAVTGFLETVHAELGAVDVLVNNAGGGFYANFMDVNAKGQDSLIRENFVSVTHFIRGVVPLMPQGGGSIINLTSIEAHRAAPGFAVYSAMKAAVASLTKSLALELGPQHVRVNCIAPDVIPTPGIGGEMGVHTPLPVEGHVDDIAAAAVYLASDMSRFVSGTTIHVDGGNLVAGGWHRNDDGSYLTHPAMRPGA, via the coding sequence GTGCCGCTCGACCCATCGACTGCGCTGCTCACCGACCGTATTGCGATCGTGACGGGTGCAGCGGTCGGGATCGGCGAAGCGATTGCCACGGCATTCGCTCGCTTCGGTGCACACGTCGCCATCTGTGACCGCGACGTCAAGAACATGGACAAGACCGCGAGCGTGATCGAAGGCGAAGGGCGACGTGTCGTCGCGGCTGAGCTGGACGTGCGAGAGGGCGACGCGGTCACAGGTTTCCTCGAGACCGTCCATGCCGAGCTCGGCGCAGTCGACGTTCTCGTCAACAACGCCGGCGGCGGCTTCTACGCCAACTTCATGGACGTCAACGCGAAGGGTCAGGACTCGCTCATTCGAGAGAACTTCGTGAGTGTCACCCACTTCATCCGCGGCGTCGTGCCGCTCATGCCGCAGGGGGGTGGATCGATCATCAACCTCACGTCGATCGAGGCGCATCGGGCTGCACCGGGCTTCGCCGTCTACTCGGCCATGAAGGCGGCGGTCGCCAGCCTCACGAAGAGCCTCGCCCTCGAGCTCGGGCCTCAGCACGTGAGGGTCAACTGCATCGCGCCTGACGTGATCCCGACGCCGGGCATCGGCGGTGAGATGGGTGTACACACGCCGCTCCCGGTCGAAGGTCACGTCGACGACATCGCCGCCGCCGCGGTTTACCTCGCGAGCGACATGAGTCGATTCGTGAGCGGCACCACCATCCATGTCGACGGCGGCAACTTGGTCGCGGGCGGCTGGCACCGCAACGACGATGGCAGCTACCTCACGCATCCAGCGATGAGGCCCGGCGCGTGA
- the hisN gene encoding histidinol-phosphatase — protein MPPDLESDLALALALADAADAITMPRFRAHDLHVETKPDLTPVSEADRAVEQAIRERLAVDCPDDGILGEEMGESGAGAPRRWIIDPIDGTKSYVRGVPVWATLLALEVDGDLVVGVVSAPALGRRWWAARGQGAFADGDPIRVSKVHDLADAQVCAPNEREFEWRELDAAWREIARRCWRPVGFADFWGHMLVAEGAADAMIEPVLAVWDVAALRPIVEEAGGRTSDLTGDGWANEAPCVTTNGLLHDELLSVLNRSGVGS, from the coding sequence ATCCCCCCCGATCTCGAATCCGATCTCGCGCTCGCGCTCGCGCTCGCTGACGCAGCCGATGCCATCACGATGCCGCGGTTCCGCGCGCACGATCTCCACGTCGAGACGAAGCCGGATCTCACTCCGGTGAGTGAGGCCGACCGCGCCGTCGAGCAGGCGATCCGAGAGCGGTTGGCCGTCGATTGTCCCGACGACGGCATCCTCGGCGAGGAGATGGGGGAGTCGGGTGCGGGCGCGCCACGCCGGTGGATCATCGACCCGATCGATGGGACGAAGAGCTACGTGCGCGGCGTGCCGGTGTGGGCGACCCTGCTAGCGCTCGAGGTTGACGGCGACCTGGTGGTCGGTGTGGTGTCGGCCCCCGCACTGGGTCGACGATGGTGGGCAGCACGCGGACAGGGAGCGTTCGCCGACGGCGACCCGATCCGGGTGTCGAAGGTCCACGATCTCGCGGACGCGCAGGTCTGCGCGCCCAACGAGCGTGAGTTCGAGTGGCGCGAGCTCGACGCGGCGTGGCGGGAGATCGCACGACGGTGCTGGCGCCCCGTCGGCTTCGCGGACTTCTGGGGCCACATGCTCGTCGCGGAAGGTGCGGCCGACGCGATGATCGAGCCAGTGCTCGCGGTGTGGGACGTCGCGGCCCTGCGCCCGATCGTGGAAGAGGCTGGCGGGCGGACCAGCGATCTGACCGGCGACGGGTGGGCGAACGAGGCGCCGTGCGTGACCACGAACGGCTTGTTGCACGACGAGCTGCTCTCGGTGCTGAACCGCAGCGGAGTCGGCTCGTGA
- a CDS encoding DUF2889 domain-containing protein — translation MTHFPEGAYRRRIRLVVTAPGVVEGGLEDDFHHFVVTLRHDGERVTAAEAGAERWPWTTCPDAAGPLRTVAGMPLSLRCLAIGEHADPKQNCTHMFDLAGLAVAHAARGGPVGTSRQYDVEVPAGGLEGERIDIRLWRDDELLHTWTVEGRTCLAPPPFSEAQWRGGFLRWADKTFPPEESEPVIVLRRGCDIGIGRGMDLDAVEAATELEPLMAGICYSMQPEQIAVALRNKGTIRDFDADPSALLKDGP, via the coding sequence ATGACGCATTTCCCCGAGGGCGCGTACCGTCGGCGGATCCGCCTGGTTGTCACCGCACCCGGTGTCGTCGAAGGCGGCCTCGAGGACGACTTCCACCACTTCGTGGTCACGCTTCGTCACGACGGTGAGCGCGTGACGGCAGCAGAAGCGGGTGCCGAGCGGTGGCCATGGACCACCTGCCCCGACGCCGCGGGCCCGCTGCGAACGGTCGCGGGCATGCCGTTGTCACTTCGGTGTCTCGCGATCGGCGAGCACGCCGATCCCAAGCAGAACTGCACCCACATGTTCGATCTCGCTGGGCTGGCGGTGGCTCACGCGGCGCGTGGCGGCCCGGTCGGCACGTCACGTCAATACGACGTCGAGGTGCCTGCCGGCGGGCTCGAAGGCGAACGGATCGACATCCGGCTCTGGCGTGACGACGAGCTCCTCCACACCTGGACCGTGGAAGGGCGCACGTGCCTCGCACCACCACCGTTCTCGGAGGCGCAGTGGCGCGGTGGCTTCCTCCGCTGGGCCGACAAGACGTTCCCACCGGAAGAGTCGGAGCCAGTGATCGTGCTTCGGCGCGGGTGTGACATCGGCATCGGACGGGGCATGGACCTCGACGCGGTCGAGGCGGCGACGGAGCTGGAGCCACTCATGGCCGGCATCTGCTACTCGATGCAGCCCGAGCAGATCGCGGTCGCGCTCCGGAACAAGGGAACGATCCGGGACTTCGATGCAGATCCTTCGGCGTTGCTGAAGGACGGACCGTAG
- a CDS encoding aldehyde dehydrogenase family protein, with protein MADLQAEPRMLIDGKLTDAASGKTFPNINPATEEVIGEVADGTAEDMDRAIASARQAFDETDWSTNRAQRKRALEQLKAGLDKHREELRPQIVAEVGAPIALTYAVQLDSCIDDLQWDIDQIDAYEWETDLPVHEFMGMRSARRVLREAVGVCGAITPWNFPFMLNLSKLGPALAAGNTVVLKPAPDTPWSATAIARIIVEETDIPPGVVNIVTAGDKAEVGEVLTGDPRVDMISFTGSSVTGRRIMARGADTLKRVFLELGGKSANIILDDADFASTVGGGAMTCVHAGQGCAITTRMLLPESRYDEGIDVLKAAFEAFPYGDPTDAGNIMGPLINERQRERVLDYIEKGTAEGAKLVVGGGRPEHLPKGWFVEPTLFVDVDPDSTIAQEEIFGPVLAVLKYTDDDDAVRIANNSRFGLSGSVASASLDRAMNVARRIRTGTVSVNGGAWFGPDSPFGGYKESGIGREHGVAGFEEYLEIKTLGLPAPAA; from the coding sequence ATGGCCGATCTGCAGGCAGAGCCGCGCATGCTCATCGACGGCAAGCTCACTGACGCCGCGTCGGGGAAGACGTTCCCCAACATCAACCCGGCGACCGAAGAGGTCATCGGGGAGGTGGCCGATGGGACCGCCGAGGACATGGACCGCGCCATCGCGTCGGCGCGCCAGGCCTTCGACGAGACCGATTGGTCGACCAACCGCGCCCAACGCAAGCGCGCGCTGGAACAGCTCAAGGCCGGTCTCGACAAGCACCGCGAGGAGTTGCGCCCGCAGATCGTCGCCGAGGTCGGAGCCCCGATCGCGCTGACCTACGCCGTGCAGCTCGACTCGTGCATCGACGACCTCCAGTGGGACATCGACCAGATCGATGCCTACGAGTGGGAGACCGACCTCCCCGTCCACGAGTTCATGGGGATGCGGAGCGCGCGTCGGGTGCTGCGTGAGGCGGTAGGCGTGTGCGGAGCGATCACGCCGTGGAACTTCCCGTTCATGCTCAACCTGTCGAAGCTCGGTCCGGCGCTCGCCGCGGGGAACACCGTCGTGCTCAAGCCGGCACCCGACACGCCGTGGAGCGCAACCGCGATCGCCCGGATCATCGTCGAAGAGACCGACATCCCACCGGGTGTCGTGAACATCGTGACTGCTGGCGACAAGGCTGAGGTCGGTGAGGTGCTGACTGGTGACCCGCGCGTCGACATGATCAGCTTCACTGGATCCTCGGTGACCGGTCGTCGGATCATGGCGCGCGGTGCCGACACGCTGAAGCGCGTGTTCCTCGAGCTGGGCGGCAAGTCAGCCAACATCATCCTTGACGACGCTGACTTCGCGTCCACGGTGGGCGGCGGCGCGATGACGTGCGTGCACGCCGGGCAGGGCTGCGCGATCACCACTCGCATGTTGCTGCCCGAATCCCGCTATGACGAGGGCATCGACGTCCTGAAGGCCGCGTTCGAGGCGTTCCCGTACGGCGACCCAACCGATGCCGGCAACATCATGGGCCCGCTCATCAACGAGCGTCAGCGCGAGCGAGTGCTCGACTACATCGAGAAGGGCACGGCCGAGGGTGCGAAGCTGGTCGTGGGTGGCGGGCGGCCCGAGCACCTCCCGAAGGGCTGGTTCGTCGAGCCCACGCTGTTCGTCGATGTCGATCCCGACTCGACGATCGCGCAGGAGGAGATCTTCGGGCCGGTGCTCGCCGTCCTGAAGTACACCGACGATGACGACGCAGTGCGCATTGCTAACAACTCGCGCTTCGGGTTATCGGGGTCGGTGGCCTCGGCGTCGCTCGACCGCGCGATGAACGTCGCTCGGCGCATCCGCACCGGGACGGTCTCGGTCAATGGCGGGGCGTGGTTCGGTCCCGACTCACCGTTTGGCGGCTACAAGGAGAGCGGCATCGGCCGTGAGCACGGTGTCGCCGGCTTCGAGGAGTACCTCGAGATCAAGACGCTCGGCTTGCCCGCCCCTGCGGCGTAG
- a CDS encoding VOC family protein — protein sequence MPVVFNHLGHCVADLGRSRRFYEELLKFEFLREINPPDDPSNKLLRLKNPMGMTACYLKRDGFILELLHFAGEGAKALPPRERAMNEPGLTHISVSVAVDDICARIGDFGGEVLEDTNIGFGVFVKDPDGQLIELLPLTYRDSLEAGH from the coding sequence GTGCCGGTCGTCTTCAACCACCTCGGGCACTGCGTCGCCGACCTCGGGCGGTCGCGTCGCTTCTACGAGGAGCTCTTGAAGTTCGAGTTCCTGCGTGAGATCAACCCGCCTGACGACCCGTCGAACAAGTTGTTGCGGCTGAAGAACCCGATGGGCATGACCGCGTGCTACCTGAAGCGCGACGGGTTCATCCTCGAGCTGTTGCACTTCGCTGGCGAAGGGGCGAAGGCGCTGCCGCCACGCGAGCGGGCGATGAACGAGCCGGGGCTCACGCACATCTCTGTGAGCGTCGCCGTCGATGACATCTGTGCCCGCATCGGTGACTTCGGCGGCGAGGTGCTCGAAGACACCAACATCGGCTTCGGCGTGTTCGTGAAGGATCCCGACGGCCAGCTCATCGAGCTGCTCCCGTTGACTTACCGCGACAGCCTCGAGGCCGGCCACTGA
- a CDS encoding MaoC family dehydratase N-terminal domain-containing protein, with amino-acid sequence MALTELKGQATGTQKVVIERGPVRVFAEALLDPDEIYKQDAAPVPPTFAFVMPYWGSIGTGGAAGLPIEKLRGPGRAILHGEQAFEYYRWPKVGDVLEGTGTISDVYEKEKSSGGKLEFYVTETEWKDAKTGDPVCKTIFTLAINVRPPKD; translated from the coding sequence GTGGCACTCACCGAGTTGAAGGGCCAGGCGACCGGTACCCAGAAGGTGGTCATCGAGCGCGGACCGGTGCGTGTGTTCGCCGAGGCGCTGCTCGACCCCGACGAGATCTACAAGCAGGACGCGGCGCCCGTACCGCCCACGTTCGCGTTCGTGATGCCGTACTGGGGTTCCATCGGTACCGGCGGCGCGGCAGGGCTGCCAATCGAGAAACTTCGCGGACCCGGGCGGGCGATCCTGCACGGCGAGCAGGCCTTCGAATACTACCGCTGGCCAAAGGTGGGCGACGTGCTCGAAGGCACGGGCACGATCAGCGACGTCTACGAGAAAGAGAAGTCGAGCGGCGGCAAGCTCGAGTTCTACGTGACCGAGACGGAATGGAAGGACGCCAAGACCGGCGACCCGGTGTGCAAGACGATCTTCACACTCGCGATCAACGTGCGGCCGCCGAAGGACTGA
- a CDS encoding TIGR03619 family F420-dependent LLM class oxidoreductase: MKFGIALGALHHKAFVEATLVADEVGYESVWLPEHLVLTAQMSRSPHPGEEHPPVPPNVPIYDAFAYLAFLAAQTEQIRLGTHVYNIGLRHPFTTARGVQTLDILSGGRVEFGIGASWLEEEWKTVGLDFKSRGRRVDEAIEVCKKLWTQQEISHEGEFFQFDTVMFEPKPVQKPWPPLLIGGESKAALRRAAKQCDGWIGMQSDFERGAMLIGQLRELLAESGRDDTNFQFCLGGRVASRDDVKRWEDIGVTRMVVSPWRRSREAIDGIRRFADEIGLG; this comes from the coding sequence GTGAAGTTCGGCATCGCGCTCGGTGCGCTGCACCACAAGGCGTTCGTCGAGGCCACACTCGTGGCCGACGAGGTCGGTTACGAATCCGTTTGGTTGCCCGAGCACCTCGTGCTCACTGCACAGATGAGCCGCTCACCGCATCCGGGTGAAGAGCACCCTCCAGTGCCGCCGAACGTGCCGATCTACGACGCATTCGCGTACCTAGCGTTCCTCGCGGCCCAGACGGAGCAGATCCGCCTCGGCACGCACGTCTACAACATCGGCCTCCGTCATCCCTTCACGACGGCGCGTGGCGTGCAGACGCTCGACATCCTCTCGGGCGGTCGCGTCGAGTTCGGCATCGGCGCGAGCTGGCTCGAAGAGGAGTGGAAGACCGTCGGTCTTGACTTCAAGTCGAGAGGTCGGCGCGTCGACGAGGCGATCGAGGTCTGCAAGAAGCTCTGGACGCAACAGGAGATCAGCCACGAGGGAGAGTTCTTCCAGTTCGACACGGTCATGTTCGAACCCAAGCCGGTGCAGAAGCCGTGGCCGCCGCTTCTCATCGGTGGCGAGAGCAAGGCTGCGCTCCGCCGGGCCGCCAAGCAATGCGACGGCTGGATCGGCATGCAGAGCGACTTCGAACGCGGCGCAATGCTGATCGGGCAGCTCCGGGAGCTCCTCGCCGAGAGCGGGCGCGACGACACCAACTTCCAGTTCTGCCTCGGCGGGCGGGTGGCTTCGCGCGACGACGTGAAGCGTTGGGAGGACATCGGCGTCACCCGCATGGTCGTCAGCCCGTGGCGTCGTTCCCGCGAGGCCATCGACGGAATCCGCCGCTTCGCGGACGAGATCGGACTCGGCTAG
- a CDS encoding SDR family oxidoreductase, which yields MTYSLEGKKVLVTGSSAGIGAALAEGFAERGATIGICGRRTDRLAEVLERVQKHAPDSRSWAIDLSDLDGIAPFAAKVEQELGGVDVLINNAGIPKRRHVTRLTPDESETVMRINYFSPVRLTIALLPGLIERKGHIVNISSVAARLGPPIESCYAASKAALTAFSESMAVDLRDTGVGVHIVNPGVLDTELFHLPDNEEGFHSTDIMVPVETIVEPVVAMLDSGTIEGYVPDWFKDVTANKFQDPDAFIAGTKSYATQVESER from the coding sequence ATGACGTACTCACTCGAAGGCAAGAAGGTTCTCGTCACCGGGTCATCGGCGGGCATCGGCGCGGCGCTCGCGGAGGGCTTCGCGGAACGTGGCGCGACCATCGGCATCTGCGGACGGCGCACCGACCGCCTCGCCGAGGTGCTCGAGCGCGTGCAGAAGCACGCCCCCGATTCGCGTTCGTGGGCGATCGACCTCAGTGACCTCGACGGCATCGCTCCCTTTGCCGCGAAGGTCGAGCAGGAGCTCGGCGGTGTCGACGTGCTCATCAACAACGCCGGCATCCCCAAGCGCCGCCACGTGACGCGCCTCACTCCGGACGAGTCCGAGACGGTCATGCGCATCAACTACTTCTCGCCTGTCCGGCTGACGATCGCGCTGCTTCCCGGGCTGATCGAGCGCAAGGGACACATCGTGAACATCTCGTCGGTCGCTGCTCGGCTCGGCCCACCGATCGAGTCGTGCTACGCGGCCAGCAAGGCCGCGCTCACCGCCTTCAGCGAGTCGATGGCGGTGGACTTGCGTGACACCGGCGTGGGCGTGCACATCGTGAACCCGGGCGTGCTCGACACCGAGTTGTTCCACCTCCCCGACAACGAGGAGGGGTTCCACAGCACCGACATCATGGTGCCGGTCGAGACGATCGTGGAGCCGGTGGTTGCGATGCTCGACTCCGGCACGATCGAGGGCTACGTCCCCGACTGGTTCAAGGACGTCACCGCCAACAAGTTCCAAGACCCCGACGCGTTCATCGCCGGCACCAAGTCGTACGCCACCCAAGTCGAATCGGAGCGGTAA